One window of Mesorhizobium sp. WSM4904 genomic DNA carries:
- a CDS encoding DUF1289 domain-containing protein, producing MTAIESPCILVCSIDMKTGFCFGCGRTRDEIAGWIAMTPEDRRAVMADLPGRLGTVERRPRRETRRARMARERGMS from the coding sequence ATGACCGCCATCGAGTCTCCCTGCATACTCGTCTGCTCGATCGACATGAAAACCGGCTTCTGTTTCGGTTGCGGCCGCACGCGCGATGAAATCGCCGGCTGGATCGCGATGACGCCTGAGGATCGGCGGGCGGTTATGGCAGACCTCCCGGGCAGACTCGGGACGGTCGAGCGTCGGCCACGCCGCGAGACGCGGCGCGCCCGCATGGCGCGCGAGCGCGGCATGTCGTGA
- the dusA gene encoding tRNA dihydrouridine(20/20a) synthase DusA — protein sequence MMDWTDRHCRFFHRQLTRRALLYTEMVVADAIIHGARERLLGFDDVEHPVALQLGGSDPQRLAEAAVIGEAFGYDEINLNVGCPSDRVQSGTFGACLMKTPVLVAECVAAMKAAVKIPVTVKCRIGVDDQDPETALDALADGVLAAGADALWVHARKAWLEGLSPKENRDIPPLDYPRVYRLKARKPNEFIGINGGIQSLDEASEHLGHVDGAMLGRAAYHTPGVLTGIDTAFYGEPPTAFDYAALVDAMAAYAARHIEKGGRLGHVTRHMVGLFHGLPGARRYRQILSTDANKPGAGPEVLRAAFAAIDFAQAEAA from the coding sequence ATGATGGACTGGACGGATCGGCATTGCCGATTTTTCCACCGTCAGTTGACGCGTCGCGCGCTGCTCTACACCGAGATGGTTGTGGCGGACGCGATCATCCATGGCGCGCGGGAGCGTTTGCTTGGATTCGACGATGTCGAGCATCCGGTTGCGCTGCAGCTTGGCGGTTCCGATCCGCAAAGGCTCGCCGAAGCCGCCGTGATCGGTGAGGCATTCGGCTATGACGAAATCAACCTCAATGTCGGCTGCCCGTCCGACCGCGTCCAGTCGGGCACATTCGGCGCCTGCCTGATGAAGACGCCGGTGCTTGTGGCGGAATGCGTCGCGGCGATGAAGGCGGCTGTAAAGATCCCCGTCACCGTCAAATGCCGCATCGGTGTCGACGACCAGGATCCCGAAACCGCACTCGACGCGCTGGCCGACGGTGTGTTGGCGGCCGGCGCCGATGCGCTCTGGGTGCATGCCCGCAAGGCGTGGCTGGAGGGGCTTAGCCCCAAGGAGAATCGCGACATCCCGCCGCTCGACTATCCGCGCGTCTATCGGCTGAAAGCGAGAAAGCCGAACGAGTTCATCGGCATCAATGGCGGCATTCAATCGCTCGACGAGGCTTCGGAACATCTCGGCCATGTCGATGGCGCCATGCTCGGCCGCGCGGCCTATCATACGCCGGGCGTTCTCACCGGGATCGACACCGCATTTTACGGCGAGCCGCCGACCGCCTTCGACTATGCGGCGCTGGTCGACGCCATGGCGGCCTATGCTGCGCGTCACATCGAGAAGGGCGGGCGGCTCGGTCATGTCACGCGCCACATGGTCGGGCTGTTCCACGGCCTTCCGGGCGCGCGCCGCTACAGGCAGATTTTGTCCACCGATGCCAACAAACCCGGCGCCGGGCCGGAGGTGTTGAGGGCGGCGTTCGCCGCGATCGATTTCGCGCAGGCCGAGGCGGCCTAG
- a CDS encoding nicotinate-nucleotide--dimethylbenzimidazole phosphoribosyltransferase: MTAKPFDDFRTLLATLTPADAAAETRIRTLFAKADKPKASLGRIEDIAAWLAAWSGRAPPLVNRPLVAIFAGNHGAVRHAISPRPVSATANAVELCAAGGAAINQVCIANDLGLKVFDLALDIPTGDITEEAALDERGCAATMAFGMEAVAGGADLLCLGDLGVGNSTIAASLCAALFGGKGVGWVGPGSGANAAMMARKAEVVDRALAFHGTALGDPLEALRRVGGREFAAVCGAILAARMQKIPVLLDGFVATAAAAVLHGVNSSAIDHCLLASLSPEPGHAKVAERLGLRPLLDLGISHEEGVGAGLAAGLVKAAALTSSGMAAAVRI; the protein is encoded by the coding sequence ATGACCGCAAAGCCTTTCGATGACTTCCGCACTCTCCTGGCGACGCTGACGCCGGCGGACGCCGCCGCCGAAACCCGCATCCGCACGCTGTTTGCCAAGGCCGACAAGCCGAAGGCCTCGCTTGGCCGGATCGAGGACATCGCGGCCTGGCTCGCCGCCTGGAGCGGGCGTGCGCCGCCGCTCGTCAACCGGCCGCTTGTGGCGATCTTTGCCGGCAACCACGGCGCTGTCCGGCATGCGATCTCGCCGCGGCCGGTTTCGGCGACCGCCAATGCCGTTGAACTCTGCGCCGCCGGAGGCGCGGCGATCAACCAGGTCTGCATCGCCAACGATCTCGGCCTGAAGGTCTTCGACCTGGCGCTGGACATTCCGACAGGAGACATCACCGAGGAAGCGGCGCTCGACGAGCGCGGCTGCGCCGCCACCATGGCCTTCGGCATGGAAGCGGTCGCCGGCGGCGCCGACCTTTTATGCCTGGGCGATCTCGGTGTCGGCAATTCGACCATTGCGGCGTCGCTATGCGCGGCCCTGTTCGGCGGCAAGGGCGTCGGCTGGGTCGGGCCTGGATCGGGCGCGAATGCAGCAATGATGGCGCGCAAGGCCGAAGTGGTCGATCGGGCGCTGGCTTTTCACGGCACCGCCCTCGGCGATCCGCTCGAAGCATTGCGACGGGTCGGCGGCCGCGAGTTCGCGGCGGTGTGCGGCGCCATTCTCGCCGCCCGCATGCAGAAGATCCCGGTGCTGCTCGACGGCTTCGTCGCGACGGCCGCCGCCGCAGTCCTGCACGGGGTCAATTCCTCGGCGATCGACCATTGCCTGCTCGCCAGCCTGTCGCCGGAGCCCGGTCACGCCAAGGTCGCCGAAAGACTCGGTCTGCGGCCCTTGCTCGATCTCGGCATCAGTCACGAAGAAGGAGTAGGGGCTGGGCTTGCCGCCGGTCTCGTCAAGGCGGCGGCGCTCACCAGTTCCGGCATGGCGGCGGCGGTTCGCATCTAA
- a CDS encoding TIGR02281 family clan AA aspartic protease — translation MNRLFWIVMLVIGAGLILLMMNDSAGSTFGIANRDFSRLIWVGVLVAVIGASLVRSGRPLGDMARNLGVWAAIVLALIAGYQYRYELQDVASRVTAGLVPGSPLALGLDNGRATVTLDKADNGHFEARILVNGAPVRTVVDTGATSTVLTAADAQAAGFNPAALSYTVDVSTANGMARAATVRTDEVAIGGIVRKDMPVMVAAPGMLEQSLLGMNFISSLSGFDVRGDRMILRD, via the coding sequence ATGAATCGCCTGTTCTGGATCGTCATGCTGGTGATCGGCGCGGGCCTGATCCTGCTGATGATGAACGATTCCGCCGGCAGCACCTTCGGCATCGCGAACCGCGATTTCAGCCGGCTGATCTGGGTGGGTGTCCTGGTGGCGGTGATCGGCGCCAGTCTCGTCCGCTCGGGCCGGCCGCTCGGTGACATGGCGCGCAATCTCGGCGTCTGGGCGGCAATCGTGCTGGCGCTGATCGCCGGCTACCAGTACCGCTACGAGCTGCAGGACGTTGCCAGCCGCGTGACGGCCGGCCTCGTTCCGGGAAGTCCGCTGGCGCTCGGCTTGGACAATGGCCGCGCCACCGTGACGCTCGACAAGGCCGACAACGGCCATTTCGAAGCGCGAATCCTGGTCAATGGCGCGCCGGTGCGGACGGTTGTCGATACCGGCGCGACCAGCACGGTGCTCACGGCCGCGGACGCCCAGGCGGCCGGCTTCAACCCGGCGGCGCTCAGCTACACCGTGGACGTTTCGACCGCCAACGGCATGGCGCGCGCCGCCACCGTCAGGACCGACGAGGTGGCGATCGGCGGCATCGTGCGCAAGGATATGCCGGTCATGGTCGCGGCGCCCGGCATGCTCGAGCAAAGCCTGCTCGGCATGAATTTCATCAGTTCGCTGTCAGGTTTCGATGTGCGCGGCGACCGCATGATCCTGCGGGACTAG
- a CDS encoding type I secretion system permease/ATPase translates to MMQPRPQFQEVMHLARHQAPALLLFSLLANVLLLSSTVYMLQIYDRVLSSGSIDTLLWLTLAVIGAIAVYGLLEHARRMMLGHISQWLDDQLSVPAVERAMEARLSGSGIEVGLKDLADLRGFVAGDGMLTFLDAPWTPVFLTFIWLLHPALGVVGLAGAILLFCAALANDFLTRRKGQEAAAGLRRSQAAVGQYVEGAETLCSLGMSEPALRRWEENQQSLMELQCRLFRRTTIIGSLSRSLRLALQVAVLGLGAYLVLRRELTAGSMIAASILLSRALAPIERSIGAWRSLVSARVARRNLAKLFTDTASAQNAGVTLPRPQGRLKLENLHYCTPGTSQPLLNKIGFGVEPGQTCGVIGASGSGKTTLCRLIVGALRPSFGHVRLDGAEVWNWPSDQLGQYVGYLPQQVELFPGTIAENIARLRDVDSEAVIAAARLAGIHEMILRLPNGYRTEVGPHGARISRGQRQRIALARALFGDPPLVVLDEPNTGLDSDGEIALLKVLQQLKERGHTVVLVTHQINLLRTADHVVFIQEGSVSMFGTRDEVLSALNGQARRIPAAPAIREKIAANEPGNLKAVE, encoded by the coding sequence ATGATGCAGCCGAGACCACAATTCCAGGAGGTGATGCATCTGGCCCGCCATCAGGCGCCCGCCCTCCTCCTCTTCAGCCTGCTCGCCAATGTCCTCCTGCTCTCCAGCACCGTTTACATGCTGCAGATTTATGACAGGGTGCTGTCGAGCGGGTCGATCGACACGCTATTGTGGCTCACCCTTGCCGTCATCGGCGCCATCGCCGTTTACGGGCTGCTTGAACACGCCCGCCGGATGATGCTGGGGCATATAAGCCAATGGCTGGACGACCAGCTCAGCGTTCCGGCGGTCGAACGCGCCATGGAAGCGCGCCTCTCCGGCAGCGGCATCGAGGTCGGCCTCAAGGATCTGGCGGATTTGCGCGGCTTCGTTGCCGGCGACGGCATGCTGACCTTCCTGGACGCGCCATGGACGCCGGTCTTTCTGACGTTCATCTGGCTACTGCATCCGGCGTTGGGCGTGGTCGGCCTCGCCGGCGCGATACTGTTGTTCTGCGCCGCGCTCGCCAATGATTTCCTTACCCGACGCAAAGGCCAGGAGGCAGCGGCAGGGCTGCGCCGCAGCCAGGCTGCCGTCGGCCAATATGTCGAGGGTGCCGAAACATTGTGCTCGCTCGGCATGTCCGAGCCGGCGCTGCGGCGCTGGGAGGAAAATCAGCAATCTCTGATGGAACTGCAGTGCCGACTTTTTCGGCGCACCACCATCATAGGCAGCCTATCGCGCTCGTTGCGTCTTGCCCTGCAGGTAGCCGTGCTGGGACTCGGCGCCTATCTCGTGCTGCGCCGCGAATTGACGGCGGGCTCGATGATTGCGGCCTCCATCCTGCTCAGTCGGGCGCTGGCGCCGATCGAGCGCTCGATCGGCGCATGGCGCAGTCTGGTCAGCGCGCGAGTTGCGCGCCGTAATCTTGCGAAGCTCTTCACCGACACCGCATCGGCGCAAAATGCTGGCGTTACCCTGCCGCGGCCGCAGGGGCGGCTGAAGCTGGAGAACCTGCACTACTGCACGCCGGGCACGTCGCAACCGCTGCTGAACAAGATAGGTTTCGGCGTCGAGCCCGGGCAAACCTGCGGTGTGATCGGGGCGTCCGGCTCCGGCAAGACGACGCTCTGCCGTCTCATCGTCGGCGCGCTACGACCCTCGTTCGGCCATGTAAGGTTGGATGGCGCGGAGGTCTGGAACTGGCCTTCGGACCAGTTGGGCCAATATGTCGGCTATCTGCCGCAGCAGGTCGAACTGTTTCCCGGAACGATCGCCGAGAACATCGCGCGCCTTCGCGACGTCGACAGCGAAGCGGTCATCGCCGCAGCGCGGCTCGCCGGCATTCACGAGATGATCCTGCGGCTGCCGAACGGCTACCGGACCGAGGTCGGACCGCACGGAGCCCGGATTTCGCGTGGCCAGCGCCAGCGCATCGCACTGGCCCGGGCCCTGTTCGGCGATCCGCCGCTGGTCGTTCTCGACGAACCGAACACCGGCCTCGACAGCGACGGCGAGATCGCGCTGCTCAAGGTGCTCCAGCAGCTGAAGGAACGGGGCCACACCGTCGTTCTGGTCACGCATCAGATCAATCTGCTGCGGACGGCCGACCATGTCGTCTTCATCCAGGAGGGCAGCGTCTCGATGTTCGGCACGCGCGACGAGGTGCTCAGCGCTCTCAACGGACAGGCGAGGCGAATCCCCGCAGCGCCCGCCATACGGGAAAAGATTGCCGCCAACGAGCCGGGAAACCTGAAGGCGGTGGAGTGA